One window of Perca flavescens isolate YP-PL-M2 chromosome 6, PFLA_1.0, whole genome shotgun sequence genomic DNA carries:
- the chn2 gene encoding beta-chimaerin isoform X3 — translation MESRPKYYGREFHGMISREYADELLVAAEGSYLIRESQRQPGTHTLALRFGHQTLNYRLFYDGKHFVGEKRFESVHDLVTDALITLYIETKAAEYIAKMTTNPIYEHLGYTSLLKDKMVHRLSRGRTEPRRVTFQGDDRISSPLVRRSALKDTPEKQCSYEKIHNFKVHTFRGPHWCEYCANFMWGLIAQGVRCSDCGLNVHKQCSKLVPSDCQPDLRRIKKVFSCDLTTLVKAHNTTRPMVVDMCIREIELRGMKSEGLYRVSGFSEHIEDVRLAFDRDGEKADISASAYADINIIAGALKLYLRDLPIPVITFDLYSKFIQAAKIPNAESRLEAIHESVLQLPPAHYETLRYLMAHLKRVTQFEKDNLMNSENLGIVYGPTLMQPPEQNALTTLNDMRQQKLVIQLMIEHEDVLF, via the exons ATGGAGAGCAGACCCAAATACTACggcagaga atttcaTGGCATGATCTCTCGAGAATATGCAGATGAGCTTCTGGTGGCAGCAGAGGGTTCTTACCTCATCAGGGAGAGCCAAAGACAGCCAGGGACACACACCTTGGCCTTAAG GTTTGGGCACCAGACCCTCAACTACAGATTGTTCTATGATGGGAAGCACTTTGTCGGTGAGAAGAGGTTTGAGTCGGTCCATGACCTAGTGACGGACGCCCTTATCACTCTCTACATTGAGACAAAGGCGGCGGAGTACATCGCCAAAATGACCACTAACCCCATCTACGAGCATCTTGGTTACACCTCGTTGCTCAAGGACAAGATGGTGCACAGGCTGAGCCGTGGACGCACAGAACCACGCAGGGTCACCTTCCAGGGAGATGATAGG ATCTCCTCACCTCTGGTGCGACGGAGTGCCTTGAAAGATACACCGGAGAAGCAGTGCTCCTATGAGAAAATACACAACTTCAAG GTACACACCTTTAGAGGGCCGCACTGGTGCGAGTATTGTGCCAACTTCATGTGGGGCCTCATCGCCCAGGGTGTCCGCTGCTCAG ATTGTGGACTGAATGTACACAAACAGTGCTCCAAACTGGTTCCCAGCGACTGCCAGCCGGACCTGCGCAGGATAAAGAAAGTGTTCAGCTGTGACCTCACCACGCTCGTCAAAGCTCACAACACGACACGACCCATGGTGGTGGACATGTGTATTCGAGAAATAGAGCTGAGAG gtATGAAATCGGAAGGTCTCTACCGAGTGTCTGGCTTCTCAGAGCACATAGAGGACGTGAGGCTTGCCTTTGACCGAG ATGGTGAAAAGGCTGACATCAGTGCCAGTGCCTATGCAGACATCAACATCATTGCTGGTGCTTTGAAGCTCTACTTAAGAGACCTTCCCATTCCAGTCATTACGTTTGACTTGTACTCCAAATTTATTCAAGCTGCAA AAATACCAAATGCTGAATCCAGACTGGAGGCCATCCACGAGAGTGTGCTGCAGCTCCCCCCAGCCCACTACGAGACCCTACGTTACCTGATGGCTCACCTCAAGAG ggtgACGCAGTTCGAAAAGGACAATTTAATGAATTCTGAGAACCTGGGGATTGTCTATGGTCCAACGCTTATGCAGCCACCGGAGCAGAATGCCTTGACAACCCTGAATGACATGAGGCAGCAGAAACTAGTGATACAGCTTATGATAGAGCATGAAGATGTCTTGTTCTAA
- the cpvl gene encoding putative serine carboxypeptidase CPVL has protein sequence MRLWRETLGFLLLWACLDSAHSRSCSSFFCRKSHRVSGLNGADPGSPLFLTPYLEKGAIDEARKLSLVGDMPGANVKSYAGYLTVNKKYNSNLFFWFFPALMANRDKAPVLLWLQGGPGGTSMFGLFVEHGPYVVYKNLTVGLRDYAWTSRYSVLYIDNPVGTGFSFTDDDRGFAQNQDDVGRDLYSALTQFFQLFPEYQSNDFYATGESYAGKYVPAISYYIHKNNPTAKVKINFMGMAIGDGLCDPELMLGGYGEFLYQTGMIDELQKQYVVQQTDLGVKLIQHQKWVEAFQVFDSLLNGDVEPYPSFFQNATGCTNYFNYMTCQEPEDQEYFSQFVTLPAVRRAIHVGNLTFNDGSEVEKHLLQDVMKSIKPWLGVLMDNYRVLIYSGQLDVIVAAPLTERFLPTVNWTGATEYKTAPRFHWKLQPGDTEVAGYVRQVGEFYQVIIRGGGHILPYDQPARSFDMIDRFLSTQGWK, from the exons ATGAG GCTGTGGAGGGAAACTTTGGGTTTCCTATTACTGTGGGCCTGTCTGGACTCTGCACACTCACGGAGCTGCTCCTCGTTTTTCTGCCGAAAATCTCACCGTGTGAGCGGCCTGAATGGAGCGGATCCCGggtctcctctctttctcactccgTACCTGGAGAAGGGCGCCATAGATGAAG CCAGGAAACTGAGTCTGGTAGGAGATATGCCAGGTGCCAATGTCAAGAGTTATGCCGGATACCTCACTGTCAACAAGAAATACAACAGCAACCTCTTCTTTTGGTTCTTCCCCGCACTGATG GCAAACCGAGATAAAGCTCCGGTCCTGCTCTGGCTGCAAGGCGGACCCGGTGGCACCTCCATGTTTGGTCTCTTTGTGGAACATGGACCATATGTGGTGTATAAGAACTTGACCG TTGGTTTGAGGGATTACGCTTGGACATCGAGATATTCGGTTTTGTACATTGACAATCCG GTTGGAACGGGTTTCAGCTTCACTGATGATGACCGAGGTTTTGCTCAGAACCAGGATGATGTTGGCAGAGATCTGTACAG TGCTTTAACACAGTTCTTCCAGCTCTTTCCTGAGTATCAGTCCAATGACTTCTATGCAACTGGAGAG TCTTATGCAGGGAAGTATGTTCCTGCCATTTCATACTACATCCATAAAAACAACCCCACTGCCAAAGTGAAAATTAACTTCATGGGGATGGCTATTGGTGATGGACTCTGTGATCCAGAACTG ATGCTCGGTGGTTATGGTGAGTTCCTGTACCAAACCGGCATGATAGATGAACTCCAAAAACAGTATGTCGTCCAGCAGACAGACTTGGGGGTTAAACTCATTCAGCACCAGAAATGGGTGGAGGCCTTTCAG GTTTTTGATAGTTTGCTGAATGGTGACGTGGAACCATATCCCTCTTTCTTTCAAAATGCTACCGGCTGCACCAACTACTTCAACTACATGACATGTCAG GAGCCTGAAGACCAGGAGTACTTCTCCCAGTTTGTGACTCTGCCGGCGGTGCGACGTGCCATCCATGTGGGGAATCTGACGTTCAACGATGGCTCAGAGGTGGAGAAGCACCTTCTACAGGATGTCATGAAGAGCATCAAACCGTGGCTCGGGGTGCTGATGGACAACTATAGG GTCTTAATCTACAGTGGTCAGCTGGATGTAATTGTAGCAGCTCCACTGACTGAGAGGTTCCTGCCTACTGTCAACTGGACCGGAGCAACTGAGTACAAAACAGCCCCTCGCTTCCACTGGAAGCTTCAGCCCGGCGACACAGAGGTGGCAGGTTACGTGAGACAAGTGGGAGAGTTTTACCAG GTCATCATCCGAGGAGGAGGACACATTCTGCCTTACGACCAACCGGCTAGGTCCTTTGACATGATTGACAGATTCCTTTCAACGCAGGGCTGGAAATGA
- the fkbp14 gene encoding peptidyl-prolyl cis-trans isomerase FKBP14 encodes MIIFSICSILPSLFVFVTGGKLPEPEVKIEVINKPFMCYRKSKYGDMLLVHHEGFLESNGTLFYSSRKHGDTNPVWFTLGIREVLKGWDKGLQGMCTGERRKLTIPPSLAYGKEGKGKIPPSSTLIFDIELMEIRNGPRSHESFREMDLNDDWKLCRKEVKEYLKKEFEKHGYSPNDTHHEVMVDDIFKNEDEDKDGFISAREFTYQHDEL; translated from the exons atgattattttttctatttgttCGATATTGCCctcattgtttgtatttgttaccGGGGGGAAACTGCCTGAGCCAGAAGTGAAAATTGAAGTTATAAATAAACCCTTCATGTGTTACCGTAAGTCAAAGTATGGAGACATGCTTCTTGTTCATCACGAGGGATTCTTGGAGAGTAATGGCACCCTGTTTTATTCCAG CCGCAAACATGGGGATACAAATCCAGTATGGTTCACTCTTGGGATTCGAGAGGTGCTCAAGGGTTGGGATAAGGGTCTGCAGGGCATGTGCACGGGAGAGCGCAGGAAACTGaccatccctccatctctggCATATGGCAAGGAAGGAAAAG GCAAGATCCCACCAAGCAGTACTCTCATTTTTGATATTGAGCTCATGGAGATTCGAAATGGTCCCAGGTCACACGAGTCTTTCCGGGAGATGGATCTCAATGATGACTGGAAGCTCTGCAGAAAGGAG GTGAAAGAGTACCTGAAGAAAGAATTTGAAAAACATGGTTACTCACCTAATGACACACACCATGAAGTGATGGTAGATGACATCTTCAAAAATGAGGATGAAGATAAAGATGGTTTTATATCTGCGAGGGAATTCACCTACCAACACGATGAGCTCTAA
- the chn2 gene encoding beta-chimaerin isoform X1, producing MAASSNSSLSGSSVSSDPEDYQPPIWKSYLYQLQQEAPRPKRITCPQEMESRPKYYGREFHGMISREYADELLVAAEGSYLIRESQRQPGTHTLALRFGHQTLNYRLFYDGKHFVGEKRFESVHDLVTDALITLYIETKAAEYIAKMTTNPIYEHLGYTSLLKDKMVHRLSRGRTEPRRVTFQGDDRISSPLVRRSALKDTPEKQCSYEKIHNFKVHTFRGPHWCEYCANFMWGLIAQGVRCSDCGLNVHKQCSKLVPSDCQPDLRRIKKVFSCDLTTLVKAHNTTRPMVVDMCIREIELRGMKSEGLYRVSGFSEHIEDVRLAFDRDGEKADISASAYADINIIAGALKLYLRDLPIPVITFDLYSKFIQAAKIPNAESRLEAIHESVLQLPPAHYETLRYLMAHLKRVTQFEKDNLMNSENLGIVYGPTLMQPPEQNALTTLNDMRQQKLVIQLMIEHEDVLF from the exons ATGGCAGCATCCAGCAACTCAAGCCTCTCAGGTTCATCTGTGTCCTCCG ACCCTGAGGATTACCAACCGCCCATATGGAAGTCCTACC TGTACCAGCTACAGCAGGAAGCCCCAAGACCAAAGAGGATCACATGTCCTCAGGAG ATGGAGAGCAGACCCAAATACTACggcagaga atttcaTGGCATGATCTCTCGAGAATATGCAGATGAGCTTCTGGTGGCAGCAGAGGGTTCTTACCTCATCAGGGAGAGCCAAAGACAGCCAGGGACACACACCTTGGCCTTAAG GTTTGGGCACCAGACCCTCAACTACAGATTGTTCTATGATGGGAAGCACTTTGTCGGTGAGAAGAGGTTTGAGTCGGTCCATGACCTAGTGACGGACGCCCTTATCACTCTCTACATTGAGACAAAGGCGGCGGAGTACATCGCCAAAATGACCACTAACCCCATCTACGAGCATCTTGGTTACACCTCGTTGCTCAAGGACAAGATGGTGCACAGGCTGAGCCGTGGACGCACAGAACCACGCAGGGTCACCTTCCAGGGAGATGATAGG ATCTCCTCACCTCTGGTGCGACGGAGTGCCTTGAAAGATACACCGGAGAAGCAGTGCTCCTATGAGAAAATACACAACTTCAAG GTACACACCTTTAGAGGGCCGCACTGGTGCGAGTATTGTGCCAACTTCATGTGGGGCCTCATCGCCCAGGGTGTCCGCTGCTCAG ATTGTGGACTGAATGTACACAAACAGTGCTCCAAACTGGTTCCCAGCGACTGCCAGCCGGACCTGCGCAGGATAAAGAAAGTGTTCAGCTGTGACCTCACCACGCTCGTCAAAGCTCACAACACGACACGACCCATGGTGGTGGACATGTGTATTCGAGAAATAGAGCTGAGAG gtATGAAATCGGAAGGTCTCTACCGAGTGTCTGGCTTCTCAGAGCACATAGAGGACGTGAGGCTTGCCTTTGACCGAG ATGGTGAAAAGGCTGACATCAGTGCCAGTGCCTATGCAGACATCAACATCATTGCTGGTGCTTTGAAGCTCTACTTAAGAGACCTTCCCATTCCAGTCATTACGTTTGACTTGTACTCCAAATTTATTCAAGCTGCAA AAATACCAAATGCTGAATCCAGACTGGAGGCCATCCACGAGAGTGTGCTGCAGCTCCCCCCAGCCCACTACGAGACCCTACGTTACCTGATGGCTCACCTCAAGAG ggtgACGCAGTTCGAAAAGGACAATTTAATGAATTCTGAGAACCTGGGGATTGTCTATGGTCCAACGCTTATGCAGCCACCGGAGCAGAATGCCTTGACAACCCTGAATGACATGAGGCAGCAGAAACTAGTGATACAGCTTATGATAGAGCATGAAGATGTCTTGTTCTAA
- the chn2 gene encoding beta-chimaerin isoform X4 produces the protein MESLWEPDQASMESEENRGGELITHKAKRQERKHQELLALALGVKLGSKGTLLWKPFKLLASCPQISSPLVRRSALKDTPEKQCSYEKIHNFKVHTFRGPHWCEYCANFMWGLIAQGVRCSDCGLNVHKQCSKLVPSDCQPDLRRIKKVFSCDLTTLVKAHNTTRPMVVDMCIREIELRGMKSEGLYRVSGFSEHIEDVRLAFDRDGEKADISASAYADINIIAGALKLYLRDLPIPVITFDLYSKFIQAAKIPNAESRLEAIHESVLQLPPAHYETLRYLMAHLKRVTQFEKDNLMNSENLGIVYGPTLMQPPEQNALTTLNDMRQQKLVIQLMIEHEDVLF, from the exons ATGGAGAGTCTGTGGGAACCAGACCAGGCGAGCATGGAGTCTGAAGAAAACAGAGGAGGGGAGTTGATTACCCACAAGGCTAAAAGACAAGAGAGGAAGCACCAGGAGCTGCTTGCTTTGGCTCTGGGAGTCAAACTGGGGAGCAAGGGAACACTTCTGTGGAAGCCTTTTAAACTGTTGGCCTCCTGTCCACAGATCTCCTCACCTCTGGTGCGACGGAGTGCCTTGAAAGATACACCGGAGAAGCAGTGCTCCTATGAGAAAATACACAACTTCAAG GTACACACCTTTAGAGGGCCGCACTGGTGCGAGTATTGTGCCAACTTCATGTGGGGCCTCATCGCCCAGGGTGTCCGCTGCTCAG ATTGTGGACTGAATGTACACAAACAGTGCTCCAAACTGGTTCCCAGCGACTGCCAGCCGGACCTGCGCAGGATAAAGAAAGTGTTCAGCTGTGACCTCACCACGCTCGTCAAAGCTCACAACACGACACGACCCATGGTGGTGGACATGTGTATTCGAGAAATAGAGCTGAGAG gtATGAAATCGGAAGGTCTCTACCGAGTGTCTGGCTTCTCAGAGCACATAGAGGACGTGAGGCTTGCCTTTGACCGAG ATGGTGAAAAGGCTGACATCAGTGCCAGTGCCTATGCAGACATCAACATCATTGCTGGTGCTTTGAAGCTCTACTTAAGAGACCTTCCCATTCCAGTCATTACGTTTGACTTGTACTCCAAATTTATTCAAGCTGCAA AAATACCAAATGCTGAATCCAGACTGGAGGCCATCCACGAGAGTGTGCTGCAGCTCCCCCCAGCCCACTACGAGACCCTACGTTACCTGATGGCTCACCTCAAGAG ggtgACGCAGTTCGAAAAGGACAATTTAATGAATTCTGAGAACCTGGGGATTGTCTATGGTCCAACGCTTATGCAGCCACCGGAGCAGAATGCCTTGACAACCCTGAATGACATGAGGCAGCAGAAACTAGTGATACAGCTTATGATAGAGCATGAAGATGTCTTGTTCTAA
- the chn2 gene encoding beta-chimaerin isoform X2, giving the protein MIGDPVLSLSFLSGRVKEDHCVRHTPAFRPPTTNPVPPALLARRLLDSDEMQSQPRAGCHPSPSWVRGEWSVAATSALGCCRQRLLHSTHVSPPHLSPDEMESLWEPDQASMESEENRGGELITHKAKRQERKHQELLALALGVKLGSKGTLLWKPFKLLASCPQISSPLVRRSALKDTPEKQCSYEKIHNFKVHTFRGPHWCEYCANFMWGLIAQGVRCSDCGLNVHKQCSKLVPSDCQPDLRRIKKVFSCDLTTLVKAHNTTRPMVVDMCIREIELRGMKSEGLYRVSGFSEHIEDVRLAFDRDGEKADISASAYADINIIAGALKLYLRDLPIPVITFDLYSKFIQAAKIPNAESRLEAIHESVLQLPPAHYETLRYLMAHLKRVTQFEKDNLMNSENLGIVYGPTLMQPPEQNALTTLNDMRQQKLVIQLMIEHEDVLF; this is encoded by the exons ATGATAGG GGaccctgttctctctctctcttttctttctgggCGTGTGAAAGAGGACCATTGTGTGAGGCACACTCCTGCCTTCAGGCCGCCCACTACCAATCCGGTTCCCCCTGCTCTTCTTGCTCGACGTCTGCTGGATTCAGACGAGATGCAGAGTCAACCCCGTGCTGGCTGTCATCCGTCACCCTCCTGGGTCAGAGGGGAGTGGAGTGTAGCTGCCACCTCTGCGCTGGGCTGTTGCCGGCAACGTCTGCTGCACAGCACCCACGTCTCGCCTCCACATCTTTCCCCAGATGAGATGGAGAGTCTGTGGGAACCAGACCAGGCGAGCATGGAGTCTGAAGAAAACAGAGGAGGGGAGTTGATTACCCACAAGGCTAAAAGACAAGAGAGGAAGCACCAGGAGCTGCTTGCTTTGGCTCTGGGAGTCAAACTGGGGAGCAAGGGAACACTTCTGTGGAAGCCTTTTAAACTGTTGGCCTCCTGTCCACAGATCTCCTCACCTCTGGTGCGACGGAGTGCCTTGAAAGATACACCGGAGAAGCAGTGCTCCTATGAGAAAATACACAACTTCAAG GTACACACCTTTAGAGGGCCGCACTGGTGCGAGTATTGTGCCAACTTCATGTGGGGCCTCATCGCCCAGGGTGTCCGCTGCTCAG ATTGTGGACTGAATGTACACAAACAGTGCTCCAAACTGGTTCCCAGCGACTGCCAGCCGGACCTGCGCAGGATAAAGAAAGTGTTCAGCTGTGACCTCACCACGCTCGTCAAAGCTCACAACACGACACGACCCATGGTGGTGGACATGTGTATTCGAGAAATAGAGCTGAGAG gtATGAAATCGGAAGGTCTCTACCGAGTGTCTGGCTTCTCAGAGCACATAGAGGACGTGAGGCTTGCCTTTGACCGAG ATGGTGAAAAGGCTGACATCAGTGCCAGTGCCTATGCAGACATCAACATCATTGCTGGTGCTTTGAAGCTCTACTTAAGAGACCTTCCCATTCCAGTCATTACGTTTGACTTGTACTCCAAATTTATTCAAGCTGCAA AAATACCAAATGCTGAATCCAGACTGGAGGCCATCCACGAGAGTGTGCTGCAGCTCCCCCCAGCCCACTACGAGACCCTACGTTACCTGATGGCTCACCTCAAGAG ggtgACGCAGTTCGAAAAGGACAATTTAATGAATTCTGAGAACCTGGGGATTGTCTATGGTCCAACGCTTATGCAGCCACCGGAGCAGAATGCCTTGACAACCCTGAATGACATGAGGCAGCAGAAACTAGTGATACAGCTTATGATAGAGCATGAAGATGTCTTGTTCTAA